The following proteins come from a genomic window of Vidua chalybeata isolate OUT-0048 chromosome 2, bVidCha1 merged haplotype, whole genome shotgun sequence:
- the LOC128784357 gene encoding taste receptor type 2 member 40-like has product MMTSFAVLCLSIAIIESLAGILGNGIILAASSSSCIGSKTCTPYDMIVISLSSSKLILQSWTTLDFLISILYEPFFYKENMLVVSETIFTFLIYSSLWFGAWLSVFYCIKVASFTQSFFIWLKLRIARLVPWMLLTAWLCSFAASIPFAWDVYSAHNNFTAPLSMTNSSAGRTTRNNSLPLLIDLWNASTALPLILTVGSSILLIQSLWVHTREMQNNASGFRDPSLEAHMKAIKSVCSFFIFYITYFICLVCLYSRVFSVFSDKESMCIVIMAACPTGHTRVLIWSNPKFRELLARIWHHTNCPIRTISM; this is encoded by the coding sequence ATGATGACATCTTTTGCTGTCCTTTGTCTATCAATTGCTATAATTGAATCCCTGGCAGGAATTCTAGGAAATGGAATTATCTTGGCTGCCAGTTCATCGAGCTGCATTGGGAGCAAGACATGTACCCCATATGATATGATTGTGATCTCACTGAGTTcatctaaattaattttgcagtcATGGACTACACTGgatttcttaataagtatatTATATGAACCCTtcttttataaagaaaacatgTTAGTAGTTTCTGAGacaatttttacatttctgatCTACTCCAGCCTCTGGTTTGGAGCCTGGCTTAGTGTCTTCTATTGTATCAAGGTTGCCAGTTTTACACAGTCTTTCTTCATCTGGCTGAAGCTAAGAATTGCCAGGCTGGTGCCCTGGATGCTGCTCACAGCATGGCTCTGCTCCTTTGCAGCATCAATTCCCTTTGCCTGGGATGTCTACAGTGCGCACAACAACTTCACTGCTCCTTTGTCCATGACAAACTCTTCAGCAGGGAGAACCACAAGGAACAACAGTTTGCCTTTATTGATTGATCTCTGGAATGCGAGTACAGCTTTGCCTTTAATACTGACTGTTGGTTCAAGTATTCTGCTGATTCAGTCTCTGTGGGTACACACCagggaaatgcaaaataatgcaAGTGGCTTCAGGGATCCCAGCTTAGAGGCACATATGAAAGCCATCAAGTCAGTCTGTTCCTTCTTTATCTTCTacattacatattttatttgtttggtttgccTCTACTCCAgagttttttcagtttttagtgATAAGGAATCCATGTGTATAGTTATAATGGCTGCCTGTCCTACAGGACACACAAGGGTTTTAATTTGGAGCAATCCAAAATTTCGAGAGCTGCTTGCTAGGATTTGGCACCACACAAACTGTCCTATCAGAACTATATCCATgtaa